Proteins co-encoded in one Arachis hypogaea cultivar Tifrunner chromosome 11, arahy.Tifrunner.gnm2.J5K5, whole genome shotgun sequence genomic window:
- the LOC112722892 gene encoding arogenate dehydratase/prephenate dehydratase 1, chloroplastic: MALKASASICPSSSSYPQLGSHDSNCGLTGGLNLRYDLDKCCNWKCCCTSLGLVAQRALTPVEDEKPTVPLVDSSLAADASHYNDSKAFHKDVNLLPRPLTAIDVSSSPRDGSKVRVAYQGLPGAYSEDAALKAYPKCETVPCDEFEAAFKAVELWLVDKAVLPIENSVGGSIHRNYDLLLRHRLHIVGEVQLQVSHCLLGLPGVRKEELKAVVSHPQALAQCENMLNDLGVVKIGSPDTAAAAKTVALDCVRDTGAIASCRAAKIYGLDVLAEGIQDDDVNITRFLILARDPIIPGTDRPYKTSIVFSLEEGPGVLFKALAVFSMRNINLSKIESRPLKQRPLRVVDDSNEGSAKYFDYLFYIDFEASMADPRSQYALGHLQEFARFLRVLGCYPMDTVL; the protein is encoded by the exons ATGGCTCTTAAGGCCTCTGCTTCCATctgtccttcttcttcttcttatcctcAATTGGGTTCTCATGATTCCAATTGTGGCCTTACTGGGGGCCTGAATTTAAGGTATGACCTTGACAAGTGCTGCAATTGGAAATGTTGTTGTACTAGTTTGGGTCTTGTGGCTCAGAGAGCTCTAACTCCTGTTGAAGATGAAAAGCCAACTGTGCCCTTGGTTGACTCATCTCTTGCTGCTGATGCTTCTCACTACAATGACTCTAAGGCCTTTCACAAGGATGTAAACCTCCTTCCTA GGCCATTGACAGCAATTGATGTTTCTTCTTCTCCAAGAGATGGATCAAAGGTGCGAGTGGCTTATCAG GGTCTTCCAGGAGCATATAGTGAGGACGCAGCATTGAAAGCATATCCAAAATGTGAGACTGTGCCATGTGACGAATTTGAAGCTGCATTCAAG GCAGTTGAATTGTGGCTGGTGGATAAAGCTGTTCTACCCATCGAAAATTCTGTTGGTGGAAGCATCCACCGTAATTATGACCTACTTCTTCGTCATAGGCTGCATATTGTTGGGGAGGTGCAGTTGCAAGTTAGCCACTGCCTCTTAGGATTGCCTGGTGTAAGAAAGGAGGAGCTCAAAGCTGTTGTGAGTCATCCTCAG GCTCTAGCACAATGTGAGAATATGCTTAATGATTTAGGTGTCGTTAAAATTGGTTCGCCTGATACTGCAGCTGCAGCCAAG ACAGTGGCCTTGGATTGTGTAAGAGATACTGGAGCTATTGCAAGTTGCCGAGCTGCAAAGATATATGGCCTTGATGTGCTTGCAGAAGGAATTCAG GATGATGATGTAAATATTACTCGTTTCTTGATCCTTGCAAGGGATCCTATAATCCCAGGAACTGACAGGCCCTACAAG ACTAGCATTGTGTTCAGTCTCGAAGAAGGCCCTGGTGTACTTTTCAAAGCCTTGGCAGTTTTTTCTATGAGGAATATTAATTTGTCAAAG ATAGAGAGTCGCCCACTAAAGCAGCGTCCACTTCGGGTTGTTGATGATTCAAATGAAGGGAGTGCTAA GTACTTTGACTACCTCTTCTACATTGATTTTGAAGCTTCGATGGCAGACCCTCGATCACAATATGCCTTAGGACATTTGCAG
- the LOC112721957 gene encoding protein MAIN-LIKE 1-like, which produces MPFGECTITLQDVAYQLGLPVDGRYVSGCLSEFHIYIDGGRPPWVWFQELLGVIPPPSQVQKYAVNCSWFQETFGECPEDANDDTVRRYVRAYIMMLLGTQLFADKSGNRIHIRWLPYVARLEELGTYSWGSAALAWLYRCMCRVANRHVVKLAGPLQLLQSWIFWRFPQFRPTGYETFSWPLALRWAGYNPSGSEKGPRVRVWRLRIDRLQSREFIWMPYSSPDVLQVLHPEVLEPRHMAVWRSVTALIYFAVIEWHQIDRVLP; this is translated from the exons ATGCcattcggagagtgcacgatcacactccaggacgtggcataccagctggGTTTGCCAGTCGATGGCCGTTACGTGAGCGGGTGCCTGTCAGAGTTCCATATATACATCGATGGCGGCCGTCCACCCTGGGtctggttccaggagttgctaGGAGTTATACCTCCTCCCAGTcaggttcagaagtacgcagtgaactgcagctggtttcaggagacCTTTGGTGAGTGCCCTGAGGATGCAAATGATGACACTGTTCGCCGATATGTccgtgcgtacatcatgatgttgcTGGGCACGCAGCTGTTTGCGGACAAGTCTGGCAACCGGATTCACATTAGATGGCTTCCATATGTAGCGAGGCTGGAGGAGCTGGGTACGTACAGCTGGGGTTCGGCAGCACTGGcctggttgtaccggtgcatgtgcagAGTGGCAAACAGACATGTTGTGAAGTTAGCGGGCCCGCTCCAGCTATTGCAGTCTTGGATCTTTTGGCGGTTTCCTCAGTTTAGGCCTACAGGATATGAGACGTTCAGCTGGCCGTTGGCGTTGAG ATGGGCAGGTTACAACCCTTCCGGTAGCGAGAAGGGTCCGAGAGTGCGGGTGTGGAGGCTTAGGATAGACCGGTTACAGTCCAGGGAG TTTATATGGATGCCGTACAGTAGCCCCGACGTACTTCAGGTGTTGCACCCGGAGGTTTTGGAGCCTCGGCACATGGCGGTGTGGCGCTCTGTGACTGCGCTGATCTACTTTGCtgtcatagagtggcatcagatagatCGTGTTCTTCCTTAG